The following coding sequences are from one Streptomyces sp. NBC_01431 window:
- a CDS encoding purine-cytosine permease family protein — translation MPKDRQVRRPGGLVERHSIDFIPDSERHGRPSSLFTLWFAANLQISAVVTGSLAVVFGLDALWSLVALLCGNLLGGAVMALHAAQGPRLGLPQMISSRAQFGVRGAAVPLVCSIVMYIGFFASGSVLAGQAVGHLARTGETTGIVVFALATAVTAAVGYRLIHRVGKVAAAIGAVAFLYLGVQMARTAPLGSILGEHHFSAPLFLLAMSLSASWQLGFGPYVADSSRYLPRDTPPSSVFWATMGGGVLGAQWSMGFGALAAAWHGGGEGDEVGNIVGMGGSAAITLLLYFAIAFGKLTVNVLNTYGGFMSMVTGISGFRRIGPVSPFARSVYVGGIMLAGTTLALLGRGHFLESFSTFLLCLLTFFTPWSAINLVDFYLLSHERYDIEALADPRGRYGAWNARALTTYAVGILVQLPFLSSELYTGPLVARLGGADVSWIVGLVLPALMYWLLARRGQGAVPGGKDGVLGSGVPAPVELRSR, via the coding sequence ATGCCGAAGGACAGACAAGTACGCCGACCGGGTGGACTCGTTGAACGGCATTCCATCGATTTCATCCCCGACAGCGAGCGGCATGGCAGACCGTCCAGTCTGTTTACTCTCTGGTTCGCCGCCAATCTCCAAATCAGCGCGGTGGTCACGGGATCGCTTGCCGTGGTATTCGGGCTCGACGCGCTGTGGTCCCTGGTGGCACTTCTGTGCGGCAATCTCCTGGGCGGAGCTGTCATGGCGCTGCACGCCGCCCAGGGGCCGCGGCTCGGACTGCCGCAAATGATCTCTTCGCGGGCCCAGTTCGGGGTGCGGGGTGCGGCGGTCCCGCTGGTCTGCTCGATCGTGATGTACATCGGCTTCTTCGCGAGCGGGAGCGTGCTCGCCGGGCAGGCGGTGGGCCACCTCGCGCGCACGGGCGAGACCACCGGGATCGTGGTCTTCGCTCTCGCCACCGCCGTGACGGCCGCGGTCGGCTACCGGCTGATCCATCGCGTCGGCAAGGTCGCGGCGGCGATCGGCGCCGTCGCCTTCCTCTACCTGGGCGTCCAGATGGCGCGGACCGCGCCGCTCGGATCGATCCTCGGCGAGCACCACTTCTCGGCACCTCTGTTCCTGCTCGCGATGTCCCTGTCCGCCTCGTGGCAGCTGGGATTCGGCCCGTACGTCGCGGACTCCTCCCGGTATCTGCCGCGCGACACTCCGCCGAGCTCGGTGTTCTGGGCGACGATGGGCGGCGGCGTGCTCGGCGCGCAGTGGTCGATGGGCTTCGGGGCGCTGGCAGCGGCCTGGCACGGTGGCGGGGAGGGCGACGAGGTCGGGAACATCGTCGGCATGGGCGGCTCGGCGGCGATCACCTTGCTGCTGTATTTCGCCATCGCCTTCGGGAAACTGACGGTCAATGTGCTGAACACCTACGGCGGTTTCATGTCCATGGTCACCGGGATCAGTGGATTCCGCCGAATCGGCCCGGTCAGCCCCTTTGCGCGAAGCGTTTACGTCGGCGGCATCATGCTCGCGGGAACGACGCTCGCACTGCTGGGCCGCGGGCATTTCCTGGAGTCGTTCTCGACCTTCCTGTTGTGTCTGCTGACCTTCTTCACACCGTGGAGCGCCATCAATCTGGTCGACTTCTATCTGCTGTCCCATGAGCGGTACGACATCGAGGCGCTGGCCGATCCGCGCGGCCGTTACGGTGCTTGGAACGCACGGGCCCTGACGACGTACGCGGTCGGCATCCTGGTTCAACTTCCGTTCCTGTCCAGTGAGTTGTACACGGGGCCGCTCGTCGCCCGGCTCGGTGGCGCGGACGTCTCGTGGATCGTGGGCCTGGTGCTGCCGGCCCTCATGTACTGGCTGCTCGCCCGCCGCGGCCAGGGCGCCGTCCCCGGGGGCAAGGACGGCGTCCTGGGGTCCGGCGTGCCGGCCCCCGTCGAGCTCAGGAGTCGGTAG
- a CDS encoding 3-dehydroquinate synthase II family protein: MKLTWIDVRGLKDLTATVIEEAVHVGIDGFVSDDPELLATIPPNKSKVGLILADTPQPAAAKLAETADILIVDHTLAKKYEPASPNAEKGVFVTVTGEESLAVACSVASTAAWTVVEFLQDPSKIPLEILLGATDKAEGKLITVVTDLEDAEITLTVLERGPEGIMLKPTAVGEATTLTEIVQEGTEQLKLEELTVTGLAHVGLGDRVCVDTCSHFKQNEGILVGSHATGMILVSSETHPLPYMPTRPFRVNAAALHSYSLTPANRTRYLAELRSGSELLAVDTDGNTRRVVVGRIKMESRPMLLIEAESPSGGKVNVICQDDWHVRVLGPGGSVHNITELKPGDVILGYALTDQRHVGYPIREFLHEQ, translated from the coding sequence GTGAAGCTCACCTGGATCGACGTCCGCGGGCTGAAGGATCTCACCGCCACCGTGATCGAGGAGGCCGTGCACGTCGGCATCGACGGATTCGTCTCCGACGACCCGGAGCTGCTGGCCACGATTCCGCCGAACAAGAGCAAGGTCGGCCTCATACTCGCGGACACCCCGCAGCCGGCGGCCGCGAAGCTGGCGGAGACCGCCGACATCCTGATCGTCGACCACACCCTGGCCAAGAAGTACGAGCCGGCCTCGCCCAACGCGGAGAAGGGCGTCTTCGTCACCGTCACCGGCGAGGAGTCGCTGGCGGTGGCCTGCTCGGTCGCGTCCACGGCGGCGTGGACGGTGGTGGAGTTCCTTCAGGACCCCAGCAAGATCCCGCTGGAGATCCTGCTGGGCGCCACGGACAAGGCCGAGGGCAAGCTGATCACGGTGGTCACCGACCTGGAGGACGCCGAGATCACGCTCACCGTCCTTGAGCGCGGTCCCGAGGGCATCATGCTCAAGCCCACCGCGGTGGGTGAGGCGACCACCCTGACCGAGATCGTCCAGGAGGGCACCGAGCAGCTGAAGTTGGAGGAGCTGACGGTGACCGGGCTCGCCCACGTGGGCCTGGGCGACCGGGTGTGCGTCGACACCTGCTCCCACTTCAAGCAGAACGAGGGCATCCTGGTCGGCTCGCACGCCACGGGCATGATCCTCGTGAGCAGCGAGACGCACCCGCTTCCCTACATGCCGACCCGCCCCTTCCGGGTGAACGCGGCCGCGCTGCACTCCTACAGCCTCACGCCGGCCAACCGGACGCGCTACCTCGCCGAACTGCGCTCCGGCTCCGAGCTGCTGGCCGTCGACACCGACGGCAACACCCGGCGCGTCGTGGTCGGCCGCATCAAGATGGAGAGCCGCCCGATGCTCCTGATCGAGGCGGAGTCGCCCTCGGGCGGCAAGGTGAACGTGATCTGCCAGGACGACTGGCACGTGCGGGTGCTCGGCCCCGGCGGCAGCGTCCACAACATCACCGAGCTGAAGCCGGGCGACGTCATCCTCGGCTACGCGCTCACCGACCAGCGCCATGTCGGCTACCCGATCCGGGAGTTCCTGCACGAGCAGTGA
- a CDS encoding carboxylate-amine ligase: MGAENDDFAFCRATTPRETMVAVTSSGHTPTGTQQPHASHGRSGRRAGRAAPLTVGAEEEYLLVDPETREVSAEAEKVVAEASRELGDRVTSEITRYQVEVRTDPHTTLADFAEQVHATRAAAARAAARQGLRIISSGTPVLARPGPPPLTDGPRYARSAAMFRALDDEQSACACHIHVGVPDLATALRISNHLRPWIPLLIALAANSPYWAGRDTGYASWRTTIWGRWPVAGPPPYFESTSHFEDLVAGLLATGSVMDRGGLYWDIRPSHHVPTLEFRAADATGTAADTVLLTGIVKAMAATALGAIRAGEPAFRPPPEMLRAACWRAARDGLSGESIDLTTGRLAPAVTQVNQLLSWLRPALQQHGDAEVVHCLWSRLRAHGSRAEAQRSAHRRRGSITDVVDHLISTTSPTGHHDESPRCR; encoded by the coding sequence GTGGGCGCGGAGAATGACGACTTCGCGTTCTGCCGGGCGACCACCCCGCGTGAAACCATGGTCGCCGTGACGAGTTCAGGGCACACGCCGACCGGCACACAACAACCGCACGCGAGTCACGGCCGAAGCGGGCGCCGCGCGGGAAGGGCGGCGCCGCTGACCGTGGGAGCCGAGGAGGAATACCTGCTCGTCGATCCGGAGACACGGGAGGTGAGCGCCGAGGCCGAAAAGGTGGTGGCCGAAGCCTCCCGTGAACTCGGCGACCGGGTCACCTCGGAGATCACCCGCTACCAGGTCGAGGTGCGCACCGACCCCCACACCACCCTGGCCGACTTCGCCGAACAGGTCCACGCAACACGGGCGGCGGCCGCACGAGCCGCCGCGCGTCAGGGCCTGCGCATCATCTCCAGCGGTACGCCCGTCCTGGCCCGGCCCGGCCCGCCGCCGCTGACCGACGGCCCCCGCTACGCCCGGAGCGCCGCGATGTTCCGCGCCCTGGACGACGAGCAGAGCGCCTGCGCCTGCCACATCCATGTCGGCGTACCCGACCTGGCCACGGCGCTGCGGATCAGCAACCACCTGCGCCCCTGGATTCCCCTCCTGATCGCCCTCGCGGCCAACTCGCCGTACTGGGCCGGGCGGGACACCGGCTACGCCAGCTGGCGTACGACGATCTGGGGACGCTGGCCGGTGGCCGGCCCCCCGCCGTACTTCGAGTCCACCTCCCACTTCGAGGACCTCGTCGCCGGCCTGCTCGCCACGGGCTCCGTGATGGACCGCGGCGGCCTGTATTGGGACATCAGGCCGTCCCACCACGTGCCCACCCTGGAATTCCGCGCCGCCGACGCCACCGGCACGGCCGCCGACACCGTCCTCCTCACCGGCATCGTCAAGGCCATGGCCGCCACCGCCCTGGGCGCCATCCGGGCGGGAGAACCCGCGTTCCGGCCCCCGCCGGAAATGCTGCGCGCCGCCTGCTGGCGCGCGGCACGCGACGGCCTGTCCGGCGAGAGCATCGACCTGACCACCGGCCGCCTGGCGCCCGCGGTCACCCAGGTGAACCAACTCCTGTCCTGGCTGCGACCCGCGCTGCAACAGCACGGCGACGCCGAGGTCGTCCACTGCCTCTGGTCGCGCCTGCGCGCCCACGGCAGCCGGGCCGAGGCCC
- a CDS encoding helix-turn-helix transcriptional regulator — translation MAALTRSSESGRRTLGAFVRSRRERLSPDDVGISDSSRRRTPGLRREEVAALSGVSLSWYTWLEQGRDIKVSRQVLASLSRALRLSAPEIRHLYRLGDELPPDVGDPRGCPERDEQLDAMLRALEPNPAVLLDHHWDVIAWNRAEAGLFTDFGALPVERRNMLWVIFAWPPARFLMTDWEAQAGQVLAQFRMRADEEPGDPRFAAVVADLLAAAPDFARFWQRHEVADYRAVNKHFTHPRAGRLTLRQSKLIAADDPRLHLLARFPADEGTKDALALLVEE, via the coding sequence ATGGCAGCCCTGACACGTTCCAGCGAATCCGGCCGCCGTACGCTCGGGGCCTTCGTCAGATCACGGCGCGAGCGCCTGTCTCCCGACGACGTGGGGATCTCCGACTCCTCGCGCCGGCGCACACCCGGGCTGCGCCGTGAGGAAGTGGCCGCGCTGTCCGGGGTGAGCCTCAGCTGGTACACGTGGCTGGAGCAGGGCCGGGACATCAAGGTCTCCCGCCAGGTACTCGCCTCCCTCTCGCGGGCCCTCAGGCTCTCCGCGCCGGAGATCCGGCACCTGTACCGGCTCGGTGACGAGCTGCCCCCGGACGTCGGGGATCCGCGCGGCTGCCCCGAACGGGACGAGCAACTCGACGCCATGCTGCGGGCGTTGGAACCCAACCCCGCGGTGCTGCTCGACCACCACTGGGACGTCATCGCCTGGAACCGGGCGGAGGCGGGCCTGTTCACGGACTTCGGTGCGCTGCCCGTCGAGCGCCGCAACATGCTCTGGGTCATCTTCGCCTGGCCGCCCGCGCGTTTTCTGATGACGGACTGGGAGGCCCAGGCCGGCCAGGTGCTGGCCCAGTTCCGCATGCGCGCCGACGAGGAACCCGGCGATCCGCGCTTCGCGGCGGTCGTCGCCGACCTGCTGGCCGCGGCACCCGACTTCGCCCGCTTCTGGCAGCGGCATGAGGTCGCCGACTACCGGGCCGTCAACAAGCACTTCACGCACCCGAGGGCGGGCCGTCTCACGTTGCGCCAGTCGAAGCTGATCGCCGCCGACGACCCCCGCCTCCACCTGCTGGCCCGCTTCCCGGCCGACGAGGGGACGAAGGACGCCCTCGCCCTGCTCGTGGAGGAGTAG
- a CDS encoding AfsR/SARP family transcriptional regulator — protein MATAGAPLRIQLLGPVRTWRNGVEVALGPPKQRAVLGLLASRAGDVVGVENVVDAVWGSVAPQTAANGVHTYVAGLRRALEPGRGRRAAGAVLSSESGGYCLRMDPAAVDATLFARRLGEARTSRGETTTEATLRLYEKALSCWQGEALHAVPGPFAVMERARLRDLRLTAVEEWAVDMLAVGRHAELVTELTSAVAEEPLRERLRWLLIVALYRGGRQAHALRLYEETRELLRRELGIEPGVDLRHLYQQILSGRPEPRSPGADPAPVLLAGRHARLQAAPKPVQLPSLARGFVGRVKELAWLEDVVSGESARGGASTPVAVVDGPAGVGKSAFVLQLAHRLIDRFPDGQLYVDLRGTGPEGRTVSAADALGQLLGSLGVDDSRMPAGLAARATLYRSLLHGQKMLVVLDDAYSPDQLRPLIPRGSSCVLATSRQRFSGLAARDGAHLVTIGPLDENESTQLLAELSGGRLHGQRAATARLVTQCGGLPLALRIVAERLAANPGVPLSALVEPYAAERGRLDQLMVKDDASASVRGVFDASYQALPADAARMFRHLGLYDGPLTVEIAATLAGTDRATARRLLSVLAANHLLEEGPGHQYRFHCLIGIYAAECAEHEPAARREEALARLRRLVAEPPGSAPAVASVTGAEAGTVMLGEKHVEGPGGVVLRGGPAAAHDDRVA, from the coding sequence ATGGCGACCGCTGGAGCACCCCTGCGCATACAGCTCCTGGGGCCGGTGCGCACCTGGCGGAACGGCGTGGAGGTGGCCCTGGGCCCGCCCAAGCAGCGGGCCGTGCTCGGCCTGCTCGCGAGCCGGGCCGGTGACGTGGTGGGCGTCGAGAACGTGGTGGACGCCGTGTGGGGCAGTGTGGCCCCGCAGACGGCCGCGAACGGCGTGCACACCTATGTGGCAGGCCTGCGCCGGGCCCTGGAGCCCGGCCGCGGCAGACGAGCCGCCGGCGCCGTGCTCAGCAGCGAGTCCGGCGGGTACTGCCTGCGGATGGACCCCGCGGCCGTGGACGCCACGCTCTTCGCCCGGCGCCTCGGCGAGGCGCGCACGTCACGGGGGGAGACCACGACCGAGGCGACCCTGCGGCTGTACGAGAAGGCCCTGTCGTGCTGGCAGGGCGAGGCACTGCACGCGGTCCCCGGCCCCTTCGCGGTGATGGAGCGCGCCCGGCTGCGGGACCTGCGGCTGACGGCTGTCGAGGAGTGGGCCGTCGACATGCTGGCGGTGGGACGTCACGCCGAGCTGGTGACCGAACTGACCAGCGCTGTGGCGGAGGAGCCGCTGCGGGAGCGGTTGCGCTGGCTGCTGATCGTCGCGCTGTACCGGGGCGGCCGGCAGGCCCACGCCCTGCGCCTGTACGAGGAGACCCGGGAGCTGCTGCGCAGGGAACTGGGCATAGAACCCGGCGTCGATCTGCGCCACCTCTACCAGCAGATCCTGTCCGGACGTCCCGAGCCGCGCTCGCCCGGCGCGGACCCCGCACCCGTTCTGCTCGCGGGCCGGCACGCCAGGCTCCAGGCCGCGCCCAAACCCGTCCAACTCCCTTCGCTGGCACGCGGGTTCGTGGGCCGGGTCAAGGAGCTGGCGTGGCTGGAAGACGTGGTGAGCGGTGAGAGCGCCCGCGGGGGTGCATCGACACCGGTGGCGGTGGTCGACGGTCCGGCCGGGGTGGGCAAGTCGGCGTTCGTCCTCCAGCTGGCACATCGGCTCATCGACCGGTTCCCCGACGGCCAGTTGTACGTGGACCTGCGGGGCACCGGACCGGAGGGCCGCACGGTGAGTGCCGCGGACGCACTCGGGCAGCTCCTGGGCAGCCTGGGAGTGGACGACTCGCGGATGCCCGCGGGCCTCGCCGCGCGCGCCACCCTCTACCGCAGTCTGCTGCACGGCCAGAAGATGCTGGTGGTGCTCGACGACGCGTACAGCCCCGACCAACTGCGGCCGCTGATACCCCGGGGCTCGTCCTGTGTCCTGGCCACGAGCCGGCAGCGTTTCAGCGGGCTCGCGGCGCGCGACGGCGCGCACCTCGTCACCATCGGGCCGCTGGACGAGAACGAGTCGACGCAGCTGCTGGCCGAGCTCAGCGGGGGACGACTCCACGGGCAGCGCGCGGCCACCGCGCGCCTGGTGACACAGTGCGGAGGGCTGCCGTTGGCGCTGCGCATCGTCGCCGAGCGGCTCGCGGCCAACCCGGGTGTGCCGCTGAGCGCGCTGGTCGAGCCGTACGCGGCTGAACGCGGCCGGCTCGACCAGCTCATGGTGAAGGACGATGCGTCGGCCAGCGTGCGGGGCGTCTTCGACGCGTCGTACCAGGCGCTGCCCGCGGACGCGGCCCGGATGTTCCGTCATCTGGGCCTGTACGACGGCCCGTTGACGGTGGAGATCGCCGCGACGCTGGCGGGAACGGACCGCGCCACCGCCCGTCGGCTGCTGTCGGTCCTGGCCGCCAACCATCTGCTGGAGGAGGGGCCGGGCCACCAGTACCGCTTCCACTGCCTCATCGGCATCTACGCCGCCGAGTGCGCCGAGCACGAGCCGGCCGCCCGCCGCGAGGAGGCCCTCGCCCGGCTTCGCCGACTGGTGGCCGAACCGCCCGGGTCCGCTCCCGCCGTCGCGTCGGTGACCGGGGCCGAAGCGGGCACGGTGATGCTGGGGGAGAAGCACGTGGAGGGGCCGGGGGGCGTGGTCCTGCGGGGTGGCCCGGCGGCGGCGCACGATGACCGGGTGGCCTGA
- a CDS encoding 2-amino-3,7-dideoxy-D-threo-hept-6-ulosonate synthase produces the protein MEVVHHSPGKSLRLSRLINPVSGRTFVVPLDHSVADGPIASAPAVRDIALAVSRNGGDALLVHKGRMRFLPADVLRGTALVLHLNGITRHAPDANAKVRLAEVEEALELGADAVSIHINMGSDTEAEQLGDLARAADGCTRWGLPLIAMVYPRGPRMSNPTDPDLVAHAANLAADLGADIAKVPYTGSPVTMAEVVRSCPIGIITAGGAPVGGRQLTQTVSDVVASGALGVAMGRNVWASPDVAGTVRLVADALHLPSVDCTGGDDIPTRAPVRPDRALAAASPTPAQT, from the coding sequence ATGGAAGTGGTCCACCATTCCCCGGGAAAAAGTCTGCGGCTGAGCCGCCTCATCAATCCGGTGTCCGGCCGGACCTTCGTGGTGCCGCTTGACCACTCGGTCGCCGACGGCCCGATCGCCTCCGCTCCGGCCGTTCGCGACATCGCCCTCGCGGTTTCGCGCAACGGCGGGGACGCCCTGCTGGTGCACAAGGGCCGCATGCGGTTCCTGCCGGCGGACGTACTGCGTGGCACGGCACTGGTGCTCCATCTGAACGGCATCACACGGCACGCCCCCGACGCCAACGCCAAGGTCCGCCTCGCCGAGGTCGAGGAGGCGCTGGAGCTTGGGGCCGACGCCGTCAGCATCCACATCAACATGGGCTCCGACACCGAGGCCGAGCAGCTGGGCGACCTGGCCAGGGCCGCCGACGGCTGCACCCGCTGGGGCCTGCCGCTCATCGCGATGGTCTATCCGCGCGGGCCGCGGATGAGCAATCCGACGGACCCCGACCTGGTGGCGCACGCCGCGAACCTCGCCGCCGACCTCGGCGCGGACATCGCGAAGGTGCCCTACACCGGCTCACCGGTCACGATGGCCGAGGTGGTGCGCAGTTGCCCGATCGGCATCATCACCGCGGGCGGTGCCCCGGTGGGCGGCCGGCAGCTGACCCAGACCGTCAGTGACGTCGTGGCCTCGGGCGCGCTCGGCGTCGCCATGGGCCGCAACGTCTGGGCCTCGCCCGATGTCGCCGGCACCGTGCGCCTGGTCGCCGACGCCCTGCACCTGCCGTCCGTCGACTGTACCGGCGGCGACGACATCCCCACCCGTGCCCCCGTACGCCCCGACCGGGCGCTGGCGGCCGCCTCTCCCACACCCGCCCAGACCTGA
- a CDS encoding MFS transporter encodes MSHDTRLGKTGPEPPPSAQPASTPRPPEAGRVPPVLRVACFLSNFDRFAITPLLVAVAAGFQVRLDEVVLVASGYFFAYGCAQPVWGMLSDRYGRLRVIRFSLAAAAVCGLASAAAPTLTVLVVLRIATGAFFGAVVPTSLTYVGDTVSPAVRQRALSDLQVALAIGTAAATLVAGGVSELLSWRAMLALSAVLAAITVFATRGLSESMTATTLRRPTEQLGSVLRLRWSWVVMFFGLVEGAVLLGCFTFLAPALQDQGVGTMGAGGVTALYGVGTLAFSRLLKRVAMRPAWSLLAAGGLMMAGGFLVASLSLSVAGIAVAAILLGGGWSFFHSSLQTWATTLVPAARGTAVALFVSALFVGSSIGSGLGGPLTEHGHYQELFAVAAVTAVPLTVLAAWLRTRYTPTDS; translated from the coding sequence ATGTCCCACGACACACGGCTCGGCAAGACCGGCCCCGAACCGCCACCGAGCGCGCAGCCCGCCTCGACACCGCGGCCGCCGGAGGCCGGACGTGTGCCACCGGTCCTCAGAGTGGCCTGTTTCCTCAGCAACTTCGACCGGTTCGCGATCACGCCCCTGTTGGTGGCCGTCGCCGCCGGCTTCCAGGTACGCCTCGACGAGGTCGTGCTGGTCGCGAGCGGCTACTTCTTCGCGTACGGATGCGCCCAGCCGGTGTGGGGCATGCTGTCCGACCGCTACGGGCGCCTGCGTGTCATCCGCTTCTCGCTGGCCGCCGCGGCGGTGTGCGGGCTGGCGTCCGCGGCCGCTCCGACCCTGACCGTCCTGGTGGTGCTGCGGATCGCCACCGGAGCCTTCTTCGGGGCGGTCGTACCCACCTCCCTGACGTATGTCGGGGACACCGTCTCCCCCGCGGTGCGCCAGCGAGCCCTCTCGGACCTCCAAGTCGCTCTCGCCATCGGCACCGCGGCGGCCACACTGGTCGCCGGCGGGGTGTCCGAACTGCTCAGCTGGCGCGCGATGCTCGCCCTGTCCGCCGTCCTCGCGGCGATCACGGTGTTCGCCACGCGCGGCCTGTCGGAGTCCATGACCGCCACCACCCTGCGCCGCCCCACCGAGCAGCTCGGCTCGGTGCTGCGGCTGCGGTGGTCGTGGGTCGTCATGTTCTTCGGCCTGGTCGAGGGCGCGGTCCTGTTGGGCTGCTTCACGTTCCTGGCCCCCGCCCTTCAGGACCAGGGCGTCGGCACCATGGGCGCGGGCGGGGTGACCGCCCTCTACGGGGTCGGCACGCTGGCTTTCTCCCGGCTCCTCAAGCGGGTGGCGATGCGCCCGGCGTGGTCGCTGCTCGCGGCGGGCGGCCTGATGATGGCGGGAGGCTTCCTGGTCGCCTCCCTCAGCCTGTCCGTGGCGGGCATCGCAGTGGCCGCGATCCTGCTGGGAGGCGGCTGGTCCTTCTTCCACTCCTCGCTCCAGACATGGGCCACCACCTTGGTGCCCGCGGCCCGCGGCACCGCTGTCGCGCTGTTCGTGTCCGCCCTGTTCGTCGGCAGCTCGATCGGCTCGGGGCTCGGTGGCCCGCTCACCGAACACGGGCACTACCAGGAGCTGTTCGCCGTGGCAGCCGTAACCGCGGTGCCGCTGACCGTGCTCGCCGCCTGGCTGCGCACCAGGTACACCCCTACCGACTCCTGA
- a CDS encoding SAV_915 family protein, whose amino-acid sequence MEPRHGAGPRRAPAGRLFVPVRRRRRGHLVRLFQTPMGGRAVVGFTSRARLAMALGDDQACVELAEPTLRALAEPLGVTRLIVDPHLVAAPVPVRSVPAFASERLPLEA is encoded by the coding sequence ATGGAACCCAGGCACGGCGCCGGACCCCGACGCGCCCCCGCCGGACGGCTGTTCGTCCCCGTCCGGCGGCGCAGGCGCGGCCACCTCGTCAGGCTCTTCCAGACCCCGATGGGTGGCCGCGCCGTCGTCGGCTTCACATCGCGGGCCCGGCTGGCCATGGCGCTGGGTGACGACCAGGCCTGCGTCGAACTCGCCGAGCCGACGCTTCGGGCGCTGGCCGAGCCGCTGGGGGTGACGCGCCTGATCGTGGATCCGCACCTGGTGGCCGCGCCGGTTCCGGTACGGAGCGTCCCGGCCTTCGCCTCGGAGCGGCTGCCGCTGGAGGCCTAG
- a CDS encoding MalY/PatB family protein — MFEDIELSSLTSRPGVKWSRAEPGVLPAWIAEMDFAPAPAVREALIRCAREDLGYPSWDGRPEEIPLRAAFAERMRERYGWVLDAGHVREFTDINQALQAVLRVATRPGDGVAVHTPAYPPFLATVTDMERRLHPVPYVRADGGWVFDADRLDGELADGGCRVLLLVNPHNPTGRVLRRQELETIAELAERHDLLVISDEIHSDLVHGPNRHIPFASLSPEVAARTVTLTSATKAFNVPGVRCAVAHVGAADVRAALSSPTHLYGEPNTFGVAATLAAWRDGDSWLAELRPVLERNAALVAEELPQGLGYAVPEATFLAWLDCRALDIGTDPYTFFLEKARVLLNDGRAFGPGGEGFVRLNFGTSPTLLREILGRMREAVG; from the coding sequence GTGTTCGAGGACATCGAGCTCTCGTCGTTGACCAGTCGCCCGGGAGTGAAGTGGAGCCGGGCCGAACCGGGTGTGCTCCCGGCGTGGATCGCGGAGATGGACTTCGCGCCGGCCCCCGCCGTCCGGGAGGCTCTCATCCGGTGTGCGCGGGAGGACCTGGGATACCCCTCGTGGGACGGGCGGCCCGAGGAGATCCCGCTGCGGGCCGCCTTCGCCGAGCGCATGCGCGAGCGCTACGGCTGGGTGCTCGATGCCGGTCACGTACGGGAGTTCACGGACATCAACCAGGCCCTCCAGGCCGTCCTGCGGGTCGCCACCCGCCCCGGCGACGGCGTCGCCGTGCACACTCCGGCCTATCCGCCCTTCCTGGCGACGGTGACGGACATGGAGCGGCGCCTGCACCCGGTCCCGTACGTCCGGGCGGACGGAGGCTGGGTCTTCGACGCCGACCGGCTCGACGGGGAGCTGGCCGACGGCGGCTGCCGGGTGCTGCTGCTGGTCAATCCGCACAACCCCACGGGGCGCGTGCTGCGGCGCCAGGAGCTGGAGACGATCGCCGAACTCGCCGAGCGCCACGACCTGTTGGTGATCTCCGACGAGATCCACTCCGACCTCGTGCACGGTCCGAACCGGCACATCCCCTTCGCCTCGCTGTCGCCCGAGGTGGCCGCGCGGACGGTGACCCTGACGTCCGCGACCAAGGCGTTCAACGTGCCGGGGGTGCGCTGCGCCGTCGCCCACGTCGGTGCCGCCGACGTGCGCGCGGCACTGTCGTCCCCGACCCATCTGTACGGCGAGCCCAATACCTTCGGCGTGGCGGCCACCTTGGCGGCCTGGCGCGACGGCGACTCCTGGCTGGCAGAACTGCGGCCGGTCCTGGAACGGAACGCCGCGCTCGTGGCCGAGGAGCTGCCCCAGGGCCTCGGATACGCCGTCCCCGAGGCCACCTTCCTCGCCTGGCTGGACTGCCGCGCCCTCGACATCGGCACCGACCCGTACACGTTCTTCCTGGAGAAGGCGCGTGTTCTGCTGAACGACGGCCGCGCCTTCGGTCCCGGTGGCGAGGGCTTCGTCCGGCTCAACTTCGGTACCTCTCCCACCCTCCTGCGGGAGATCCTGGGCCGCATGCGCGAGGCCGTGGGCTGA